A stretch of the Gracilinanus agilis isolate LMUSP501 chromosome 4, AgileGrace, whole genome shotgun sequence genome encodes the following:
- the LOC123243799 gene encoding taste receptor type 2 member 10-like codes for MSNVLEKICVTMAAGELLVGVLVNGFIGIVNFMDCIKTRKISYLNFILTGLAISRIGLLGILALQVFSLSFYQFYLKINWRDFNTLWILTNTSSSWFSAFLIVFYFLKIANFSHPIFLWLKWRVNRGVLRMLFGCYFLSFFVCLLLSLINNALHVPFYLENNITLTQKIQVPKTSIFYSVILLSFGGLIPLAMSLISCFLLVLSLWRHTWQMQLHITGSKDASMEAHIKAMKSMISFFFLFVLYYACILSLVKNDAEMKRKPLLLLILITMIKYPLVHSIILILGHSKLKPIAMRVLWKLRVCFKCSGKG; via the coding sequence ATGTCAAATGTATTGGAGAAAATTTGTGTGACTATGGCAGCTGGAGAATTACTAGTTGGGGTTTTGGTCAATGGTTTCATTGGAATAGTAAACTTCATGGACTGCATCAAGACCAGAAAAATATCCTACTTAAATTTTATCCTCACTGGCTTAGCCATCTCCAGAATTGGTCTGTTAGGAATTTTGGCattacaagtcttttccctctcATTCTATCAATTCTATCTTAAGATCAATTGGAGAGATTTTAATACATTGTGGATTTTGACCAACACTTCCAGTTCTTGGTTCTCTGCCTTTCTCATTGTCTTCTACTTTCTGAAAATTGCCAACTTTTCCCATCCCATCTTCCTTTGGTTAAAGTGGAGGGTAAATAGAGGAGTCCTCAGGATGCTCTTTGgctgctattttctttcttttttcgtTTGCCTTTTGTTATCATTGATAAATAATGCTTTACACGTTCCTTTTTATCTAGAAAATAACATAACCTTGACTCAGAAGATCCAAGTACCTAAAACTTCCATTTTTTATTCAGTGATACTCCTCAGTTTTGGTGGTCTTATCCCTCTTGCTATGTCCCTGATCTCCTGTTTCCTGCTAGTCCTGTCACTTTGGAGGCACACTTGGCAGATGCAACTCCATATCACAGGCTCCAAAGACGCCAGCATGGAGGCACATATAAAGGCCATGAAATCCatgatctcttttttcttcctttttgttctgTATTATGCATGCATATTGTCACTAGTCAAAAATGAtgcagagatgaaaaggaaaccACTCCTACTTCTTATTCTGATAACTATGATCAAGTACCCCTTGGTCCACTCCATTATCCTTATTTTGGGACACAGCAAGCTAAAACCCATTGCCATGAGGGTGCTATGGAAGCTCAGGGTCTGTTTCAAGTGCTCTGGAAAAGGCTGA
- the LOC123244956 gene encoding taste receptor type 2 member 7-like: MSNAVEKMYVTVTTGEVLLGIMANAFIGVVNCIDWVKTRKVSYLNFILICLAISRIGLLGIITTHIFTLLFYPSSYLLGEMKNSNVLWSLTNDASAWFSACLAVFYLLKIANFSHPIFLWLKWRLNKVVLKVLLSCCFLSFLLSLMVTLMSDVLEVTVNLENKLNLTQKIKVHKNPSFGIMMIFNVGGIIPFALSLTSCFLLVLSLWRHTQQMQLNATGSRDPSIEAHVRVMKSMVSFLFLFVGYYIGMFSIIKNDSMLERKKSVLFTLMAMIMYPLAHSIILIVGHNKLRLTALRVLWKLRVFSKCSWKC; this comes from the coding sequence ATGTCAAATGCAGTGGAGAAAATGTATGTAACTGTAACAACTGGAGAAGTCCTACTTGGAATTATGGCCAATGCCTTcattggagttgtgaactgcaTTGACTGGGTCAAGACCAGAAAAGTTTCTTACttaaattttattctcatttgcttagccatttccAGAATTGGTTTGCTAGGAATCATCACAACACATATTTTTACCCTCTTATTCTATCCTTCTTCATATTTGTTGGGCGAAATGAAAAACTCCAATGTATTGTGGAGTTTGACCAACGATGCCAGTGCCTGGTTCTCTGCCTGTCTTGCTGTCTTTTACTTGCTGAAAATTGCCAACTTCTCCCACCCCATCTTCCTCTGGCTGAAGTGGAGGCTAAACAAAGTCGTCCTCAAGGTGCTTCTAAGCTgctgttttctctcctttcttctttcccttatgGTAACATTGATGAGTGATGTCTTAGAAGTAACTGTTAATTTAGAAAACAAACTAAACTTGACTCAGAAGATAAAAGTACATAAAAACCCAAGCTTTGGGATTATGATGATATTCAATGTAGGGGGAATTATTCCTTTTGCTCTGTCTCTGACCTCCTGTTTTCTATTAGTCCTGTCACTATGGCGGCACACTCAGCAGATGCAACTTAATGCCACAGGTTCCAGAGACCCCAGCATAGAGGCTCATGTGAGGGTCATGAAATCCAtggtctctttcctcttcctctttgttgGCTACTATATAGGCATGTTCTCAATAATCAAAAATGACTCAATGCTAGAAAGGAAGAAGTCTGTACTGTTTACTTTGATGGCTATGATCATGTACCCATTGGCCCACTCCATTATCCTTATTGTTGGACACAACAAACTAAGACTCACTGCCCTAAGGGTACTATGGAAGCTCAGAGTCTTTTCCAAGTGCTCTTGGAAATGCTGA